From a region of the Lactuca sativa cultivar Salinas chromosome 4, Lsat_Salinas_v11, whole genome shotgun sequence genome:
- the LOC111892260 gene encoding uncharacterized protein LOC111892260 yields the protein MAKEKSDVSSMEVDDQISTNPKFSINVLQLLKSSQMQHGLRFGDYTRYRRYCTARLRRLYKSLKFTHGRGKYTKKSITASTVTEVRFLHLVLYTAERAWSHAMEKRQLPDGPNARQRSYLIGRLRKAVKWATLFAELCSIKGDSRTSLEAEAYASYMKGNLLFEQDQNWDIALKSFKSARVVYEELGKYGDLENQVLCRERVEELEPSIRYCLHKIGESNLQASELVHIGEIEGPALDLFKAKLEAVMDEARSQQAASMTEFHWLGHRFPISNAKTRVSILKAQELEKELNDRKEGALPSEKRLAVFDKIFAAYHEARSSIRSDLANAGNSENMKDDLSGLDKAIGAVLGQRTIERNQLLVSIAKSKLSKTRDEKNEKVTKPEELVRLYDLLLQNTADLSDLLSSGRDRKEEEVALSEECELKSLIFRAERCFFLGKSYSSAGKRTEAYSLFSLARSLSEKALKKVQSVATHDQAMVKELETLYKDCRSNSCIEHAMGIMEHEKAPNDLSKKISAVSISANGNDKKGEKFLVEKLDAYESAVADSSTRVAPRIAAFQPSFQAIPRNPIVLDLAYNTIDFPSIENRMKKDKKGGFISRLWG from the exons ATGGCGAAGGAGAAGAGCGATGTGTCTTCAATGGAAGTCGATGATCAGATCAGTACCAATCCCAAGTTCTCAATCAACG TGCTGCAGCTTCTAAAATCATCGCAGATGCAGCATGGATTACGTTTTGGGGACTACACTCGCTATCG GAGATATTGCACTGCTCGGTTAAGGAGACTGTACAAATCGTTGAAGTTCACACATGGGCGTGGAAAATATACCAAAAAGTCCATCACAGCATCTACTGTTACTGAAGTTAG GTTTCTCCATCTAGTTCTCTACACAGCAGAAAGAGCATGGAGTCACGCCATGGAGAAAAGACAACTCCCTGATGGACCAAATGCACGTCAAAGAAGCTACCTGATTGGTCGGTTGCGTAAAGCAGTAAAGTGGGCCACACTTTTTGCAGAATTATGTTCTATCAAGGGAGATTCTAGAACATCACTAGAAGCTGAG GCTTATGCCTCATATATGAAAGGGAATTTATTATTTGAACAAGACCAGAATTGGGATATTGCATTGAAGAGTTTCAAGAGTGCTAG GGTTGTGTATGAGGAACTTGGAAAATATGGAGATTTAGAGAACCAAGTTTTGTGTCGTGAGCGTGTTGAGGAACTAGAACCAAGTATACGATACTGTTTGCACAAAATTGGAGAGTCAAATTTACAAGCTTCTGAACTTGTACACATTGGAGAAATTGAAGGACCTGCACTTGACCTTTTTAAAGCTAAATTGGAG GCTGTTATGGATGAAGCAAGATCTCAACAAGCTGCATCCATGACAGAATTTCATTGGCTAGGGCATAGATTTCCAATATCAAATGCCAAAACTCGCGTTTCCATTTTGAAAG CTCAGGAATTGGAGAAAGAGCTTAATGATCGAAAGGAAGGTGCTCTTCCATCTGAGAAAAGACTTGCTGTTTTTGACAAAATCTTTGCTGCATATCATGAAGCCCGAAGCTCCATTCGTAGTGACTTG gcGAATGCTGGTAATTCTGAAAACATGAAGGATGATTTGAGTGGTCTTGATAAAGCTATAGGTGCTGTATTAGGGCAACGTACCATTGAACGCAATCAGCTGTTGGTTAGTATTGCCAAGAGTAAACTAAGCAAGACACgtgatgaaaaaaatgaaaaagttaCAAAACCTGAAGAACTTGTGAGGTTGTATGATCTTCTTTTACAG AATACAGCAGATCTTTCTGACTTGTTGAGTTCTGGAAGAGATAGAAAAGAGGAAGAAGTTGCATTATCTGAAGAATGTGAACTCAAAAGTTTGATCTTCCGAGCAGAAAG GTGTTTTTTCTTGGGTAAGTCTTATAGCTCAGCTGGGAAGAGGACAGAAGCATATTCTTTGTTTTCTCTTGCGCGTTCTCTCTCTGAAAAAGCCCTAAAGAAAGTTCAAAGTGTGGCTACACATGATCAG gcAATGGTGAAAGAATTGGAGACATTATATAAAGATTGCAGATCCAACAGCTGTATTGAACATGCAATGGGGATTATGGAACATGAGAAGGCTCCTAATGATCTTTCAAAAAAGATTTCTGCTGTTTCAATATCTGCAAATGGGAATGATAAGAAG GGTGAGAAGTTTCTGGTTGAGAAGTTGGATGCGTATGAGTCGGCTGTTGCTGATTCAAGCACAAGGGTGGCTCCACGTATTGCAGCATTCCAGCCATCTTTTCAAGCAATTCCTCGTAACCCAATTGTTCTGGACCTTGCTTATAATACAATTGATTTCCCATCAATTGAGAACAGAATGAAGAAAGACAAAAAGGGTGGTTTTATTAGTAGGCTTTGGGGTTAA
- the LOC111892212 gene encoding pentatricopeptide repeat-containing protein At5g61990, mitochondrial gives MMRLFPRGNLSFINNRFVLTYQSRKSSSNTSRINEETVGEITAILRNRNWPHLLNSSPNLLKSLNPDVIQSVLHQNQRADPNRLLHFFNWSIHQIGTLQNLKSFLILAAVLCNSNQSRHASILLGQMIETRKPVSDIMESIASFCVEGEGLNSGSSLYGMIIDAYNNKRMFDEAVSVVSGINNRNHFPDSSCVNSMMTNLSKYHKKELAWKVYDKMLELHIVPDVYIYTNLISALCKNGNMSEAKRVFVEMGEKGCDPSLVTYNVLIGGLCRAGLFDEAFELKTSMTDKGLVPDQYTYTTLIDGLSKAKRLEEAKMVLEDMSKVGTYPDHVAYSALIDGFMKQGCVDEALKLKDEMFVNGVKLNVFTYNSIISGLCKAHRFEEAIGILTGMKERGTPPDVYCYNSLIIGLCKEKKMEEVQSMLTQMKNNGVKPNSFTYGSIINGYSKVQDMEFADRYFKEMIDSNIIPDRVLFTTMIDGHCKKGNIKEAFSIFKSMLGRNILPDVITYTSLISGFCKNGDMQEAYNLVDEMSQKGVPPNIVTYNVLISGLCKLGEIKKAKELFDGVSCKGLTLDGVTYATMIDGYCKSGNLSEAFELFDKMDENGVKPDYISYNALLNGCCKEKEIEKAMLLFDKMVEKGIASAHTYNTLIDGYCKMGKIVEADALLKDMIENKQIKPNHVTFTILIDCYCKSEMMEEAEDLFIEMQNRGLMPTIVTYTCLAHGYIKSGKKSKMISIFEEMVAKGISLDKVVYGMLDEDQGSLEKSFMLLDDLLQKGISGKDVYDKLVDGLCQNGKFSEAVKSIDEIGKRGVMLSFATCTTLVRSLHSAGYKNKLEGVLNSMEGFGWVPQASSLTHLIDQDVDWEKDGQVV, from the coding sequence ATGATGAGATTATTTCCACGCGGGAACTTATCTTTCATCAACAACCGATTCGTGTTAACTTATCAATCAAGAAAATCTTCTTCAAACACCTCACGAATCAATGAGGAGACAGTCGGAGAAATCACAGCCATTCTCAGGAACCGCAACTGGCCTCACCTCCTAAATTCATCACCTAATCTTCTGAAATCCCTAAACCCAGATGTGATTCAATCTGTTCTTCACCAAAACCAACGTGCCGACCCTAATCGTCTTCTCCATTTCTTCAATTGGTCGATTCATCAAATTGgtactcttcaaaacctaaaaTCTTTCTTGATTCTCGCTGCGGTTCTTTGTAACTCCAATCAGTCAAGACATGCTAGTATTCTGTTAGGGCAAATGATTGAAACCCGGAAGCCGGTTTCGGATATCATGGAATCAATTGCTAGTTTTTGTGTGGAGGGCGAGGGTTTAAACTCTGGGTCTTCCTTATATGGAATGATTATTGATGCTTATAACAACAAAAGAATGTTCGATGAAGCTGTTTCTGTTGTATCAGGTATTAACAATAGGAATCATTTTCCAGATTCTTCTTGTGTTAATTCTATGATGACAAATTTATCGAAATATCATAAAAAAGAGTTAGCCTGGAAGGTGTATGACAAAATGCTTGAGTTACATATTGTTCCTGATGTGTATATATACACCAACTTGATTAGTGCTCTATGCAAAAATGGCAACATGAGTGAGGCCAAAAGGGTGTTTGTGGAAATGGGTGAAAAGGGTTGTGATCCAAGTTTGGTAACATACAATGTGCTCATTGGAGGATTATGCAGAGCTGGGCTTTTCGATGAAGCTTTTGAGCTTAAAACATCAATGACTGACAAGGGCTTGGTTCCTGATCAATATACTTACACAACACTCATAGATGGGCTATCCAAAGCTAAGAGATTGGAAGAGGCAAAGatggttctagaagatatgtcAAAGGTAGGCACATATCCTGACCATGTGGCATATAGTGCTTTGATTGATGGGTTCATGAAACAAGGGTGTGTAGACGAGGCTTTGAAGTTGAAAGATGAAATGTTTGTTAATGGAGTCAAGCTAAATGTTTTCACATACAATTCAATCATATCTGGACTCTGTAAAGCTCATCGctttgaagaagcaattggaatATTGACAGGTATGAAAGAAAGAGGTACTCCACCTGATGTTTATTGCTATAATTCACTTATAATCGGTCTTTGTAAAGAAAAAAAGATGGAAGAAGTGCAGTCAATGTTAACTCAAATGAAGAATAATGGTGTTAAACCgaattctttcacttatggatcGATAATCAATGGATATAGTAAAGTGCAGGATATGGAGTTTGCAGATAGGTATTTTAAGGAAATGATTGACTCTAATATAATCCCAGATCGTGTTTTATTTACAACTATGATAGATGGTCATTGCAAAAAGGGAAACATAAAAGAAGCATTTTCAATATTCAAAAGTATGCTTGGAAGAAACATTCTTCCTGATGTCATCACTTACACCTCTCTCATTTCTGGGTTCTGTAAGAATGGTGATATGCAAGAAGCTTACAATTTGGttgatgaaatgagtcaaaaagGGGTTCCTCCAAATATTGTAACTTACAATGTTTTGATAAGTGGGTTATGTAAATTAGGTGAAATCAAGAAAGCTAAGGAGTTATTTGATGGAGTTTCTTGTAAGGGTTTGACACTCGATGGTGTGACTTATGCTACAATGATTGATGGGTATTGTAAATCCGGGAATTTGTCTGAGGCGTTTGAGTTGTTTGATAAAATGGATGAGAATGGTGTCAAACCGGATTATATTTCCTATAATGCCCTTCTCAATGGATGTTGCAAAGAGAAGGAGATCGAAAAGGCGATGTTATTATTCGACAAAATGGTGGAAAAAGGGATTGCTTCTGCTCATACTTACAACACTTTGATTGATGGATATTGCAAGATGGGAAAGATAGTGGAAGCGGATGCTTTATTGAAAGATATGATTGAAAACAAGCAAATAAAACCGAATCATGTCACTTTCACAATCTTGATAGATTGTTATTGCAAATCCGAAATGATGGAAGAAGCAGAAGATCTTTTTATCGAAATGCAAAATCGGGGTTTGATGCCAACGATTGTGACATACACTTGTTTAGCTCATGGTTATATAAAATCGGGAAAAAAATCGAAAATGATTTCGATATTTGAGGAGATGGTGGCGAAAGGTATTAGTTTAGATAAAGTGGTGTACGGAATGTTGGATGAAGATCAAGGGAGTTTAGAGAAATCTTTTATGCTTTTAGATGATTTGTTACAAAAGGGTATTTCGGGAAAAGATGTTTATGATAAATTGGTTGATGGGTTGTGTCAAAATGGTAAATTTTCTGAAGCAGTGAAATCGATTGATGAAATTGGGAAGCGTGGGGTTATGCTTAGTTTTGCTACGTGTACTACTTTAGTACGTAGTTTGCATAGTGCAGGATATAAGAATAAGTTGGAGGGAGTTTTGAATAGTATGGAAGGCTTTGGATGGGTCCCACAAGCATCAAGTTTAACTCACTTGATTGATCAAGATGTTGATTGGGAAAAAGATGGGCAAGTTGTATGA
- the LOC111892325 gene encoding ADP-ribosylation factor GTPase-activating protein AGD3 encodes MQQEAMMYFSKLDDSPMFRQQIQCLEEIAETLRERGSKFYKGCRKYTEGLTEANERDAAFASSLESFGGGPDPISMAFGGPDMIKFAVVLREIGTYKESLRSKIEHTLSDRLIRFTNMELQDIKEARKRFDKADAVYSQIRDKFLSLRKSTRTEIAAAMEEELYNARMTFEQARFNLVSALSSVETKKRFEIVESLGEAMDAHLHYFKQGYELLIQMQPYIQQVLLHAQKARQSYYSEQQTLNERVQEYKKHIDVGSRISSNISVGNGDMAQQYPRNSHKVIHAVMQSGAEGKVQNIKQGYLSKRSSNLRGDWKRRFFVLDNRGMLYYYRKQLARPPGSGVQRGNTAEPGPGILSRWLSSHYHGGVQDVARHTVNLLTSTIKPDAEQSDLRFCFRIISPMKIYTLQAESSLEQLDWIEKINGVIASLLSSQTPEMHLCTSPTSEGSLGGEIPMSQDRKTSAECSSEKDRSSRNMMRACKSSQQLRYGGRNEKPVDALRKIVGNDKCADCGAPDPDWASLNLGVLICIECSGVHRNLGVHISKVRSLELDVKAWEPSVIKLFQSLGNVFANSVWEKMLTVKRSHQADDELSWRSMESDKSGESFGKPSCDDHISTKEKFIHAKYSEKRYIQKVKDPSHLMTLEQQLWENVRCNDKKAVYLLIIICNADVNATYGVSITHSQDLTTVEVDHDHEYECDYLKSYSTDSSSSRSSASIKGTNDPLTNEALDGCSLLHLASQTADCTMVELLLQHGANINACDSKGQTPLHHGIMRGRLAIVKLLLTRGADPLAADMEGKTPRQLVSELGIDDIQLLALLRAPKR; translated from the exons ATGCAGCAGGAGGCAATGATGTATTTCTCCAAACTCGACGATTCCCCAATGTTCCGTCAACAG ATCCAGTGTTTGGAAGAAATTGCAGAGACACTAAGGGAGAGAGGTTCCAAATTCTACAAAGGCTGTCGAAAGTACAC AGAAGGCCTAACAGAAGCAAATGAAAGGGATGCTGCTTTTGCAAGCTCCCTTGAAAGTTTTGGTGGAGGACCTGATCCTATTTCTATGGCTTTTGGag GTCCTGACATGATAAAGTTTGCAGTTGTTTTAAGAGAAATTGGGACATATAAAGAAAGTCTTCGATCAAAg ATTGAGCATACACTAAGCGATAGATTAATTCGCTTCACCAATATGGAGCTACAAGATATCAAG GAAGCTAGGAAACGTTTTGACAAGGCTGATGCTGTTTATAGCCAG ATACGTGACAAGTTTTTATCATTGAGAAAAAGTACTCGAACAGAAATAGCTGCTGCAATGGAGGAG GAACTTTATAATGCAAGAATGACATTTGAGCAAGCTCGCTTCAATCTG GTTTCTGCTCTTTCAAGCGTCGAAACAAAGAAAAGATTTGAGATTGTGGAATCTCTTGGTGAGGCAATGGACGCCCATCTTCATTATTTCAAACAG GGTTATGAGTTGTTAATTCAAATGCAGCCTTACATCCAACAG GTATTGTTACATGCACAGAAAGCCAGACAAAGCTACTATTCAGAACAGCAAACACTAAACGAAAGGGTTCAAGAGTACAAGAAACACATTGATGTGGGAAGCAGAATATCTTCTAATATTTCTGTTGGTAATGGTGACATGGCACAACAATATCCAAGAAACTCCCATAAAGTAATACATGCAGTTATGCAGTCTGGTGCAGAGGGGAAG GTTCAAAACATCAAACAAGGATACCTATCAAAACGCTCCTCAAATTTGAGAGGAGATTGGAAGAGAAGATTCTTTGTACTTGATAACCGAGGGATGCTGTATTACTATCGCAAGCAATTAGCCAGACCTCCT GGATCTGGTGTACAGAGAGGTAATACAGCTGAGCCTGGGCCTGGTATACTCAGCAGGTGGCTATCTTCTCATTATCATGGTGGGGTGCAGGATGTGGCACGCCACACAGTCAACTTGCTTACATCTACAATAAAGCCTGATGCTGAACAATCAGATTTGAGATTTTGTTTCAGGATTATCTCTCCAATGAAGATATACACTTTACAA GCAGAAAGCTCACTGGAACAATTGGATTGGATTGAAAAAATAAACGGAGTAATAGCTTCACTCTTAAGTTCCCAAACACCTGAGATG CATCTATGTACAAGTCCTACGAGTGAAGGTAGCTTAGGAGGAGAAATCCCAATGAGTCAAGATAGGAAGACATCTGCAGAATGTAGCAGTGAGAAAGATAGGAGTTCAAGAAACATGATGCGTGCATGTAAAAGCTCACAACAATTAAGATATGGTGGAAGAAATGAAAAACCAGTTGATGCATTGAGAAAGATAGTTGGTAATGATAAGTGTGCTGATTGTGGTGCACCTGATCCAGACTGGGCTTCCTTAAATCTTGGAGTTCTTATTTGCATTGAGTGTTCAGGTGTTCATCGCAATCTTGGTGTTCATATATCCAAG GTAAGATCTTTGGAACTTGATGTGAAGGCATGGGAACCTTCTGTGATTAAGCTGTTCCAGTCATTAGGGAATGTATTTGCCAATTCAGTATGGGAGAAAATGTTGACTGTAAAAAGAAGTCATCAGGCTGATGATGAATTATCTTGGAG ATCCATGGAGTCTGATAAATCAGGTGAGTCCTTTGGAAAACCTAGTTGTGATGATCATATATCCACAAAGGAAAAGTTCATTCATGCAAAG TATTCAGAAAAGAGATACATTCAAAAAGTAAAAGACCCTAGTCATCTCATGACACTGGAACAACAATTATGGGAAAATGTGCGTTGTAATGACAAGAAAGCAGTTTACCTTCTTATCATCATATGCAATGCAGATGTGAATGCCACTTATGGTGTTTCCATCACACACTCACAAGACCTAACTACAGTTGAGGTTGACCATGACCATGAATACGAATGTGACTACTTAAAAAGTTATTCTACAGATAGTTCCTCCTCAAGATCTTCAGCCTCAATAAAAGGGACTAATGATCCCTTAACCAATGAAGCCCTAGATGGTTGTTCCCTTCTTCACTTGGCTTCCCAAACTGCTGACTGTACCATGGTGGAACTGCTGTTACAACATGGAGCAAATATCAATGCTTGTGATTCAAAAGGTCAAACGCCACTTCATCATGGTATCATGAGAGGCCGACTTGCAATCGTAAAGTTACTTCTTACCAG GGGAGCCGATCCATTAGCAGCAGACATGGAAGGTAAAACGCCACGTCAGCTTGTGTCAGAATTAGGAATTGATGATATCCAACTCCTTGCCCTTCTACGAGCACCAAAGAGATAG